The Dasypus novemcinctus isolate mDasNov1 chromosome 13, mDasNov1.1.hap2, whole genome shotgun sequence genome segment taGATGATTGTCACTCTTCAGTACTATAAATATATACACTAACCTTGAGTTAGAGTGAAGAAATGATGTAGCAGTTGAATTTAGGGGAATATAGGAAATTAAGAAATCACTAACTCACTTTGACTTAAACTATTAAACATGAAGTTAATCTGAAAATACAGTATGTCCTCTAGGGCAGTACTGTTTGAATCTGGATCTACGTGACTTCATTGTTCTATAACCATTAACAAAGTTGATTTAGCCAATTCCCTCttgaattttgaaattatttggaaagctAATATGAAGCAGATTAAAGCTGTTAAAATCTTTTCTGTTAAACAGAACTTTGAAAGTGATGAAGTAGAACTCTCCTATGCTAAGAATGGGCAAGATCTTGGTGTTGCCTTCAAAATCAGTAAGGAAGTTCTTGCTGGACGGCCACTCTTCCCGCACGTTCTCTGTCACAACTGTGCAGTTGAATTTAATTTTGGCCAGAAGGAAAAGCCATATTTCCCAATTCCTGAAGATTATACTTTTATCCAGAATGTCCCTTTAGAGGATCGAGTCAGAGGACCAAAGGGGCCTGAAGAGAAGAAAGACTGTGaagtaagtttttttttcctttttaaattgtgCTCTTTAAAGATACCCTTTAGTGTTATTGGGTTattgaaataacatttttttccattgtagGTTGTAATGATGATTGGCTTGCCAGGAGCTGGAAAAACTACCTGGGTTACTAAACATGCAGCAGAAAATCCTGGTAAATACAACATTCTTGGCACAAATACCATTATGGATAAAATGATGGTAAGTAAAATGTTGGGGGCATGTAACCGCAGTATTTTAAATACACTAGAAGACCATCTAAAGTAACCATTTCACCTGttcttatccatttttaaatggttaatttAAGTAGGTTTTTTCTCTCTTAAGGTGAACTGCGTTCTAATGGCCAGGCAGTCTtttctgtagattttttttttttttttttttttaactagccAACAGTTAAAAAGATCTGGGGGGAAAAtgtgtgtattatatatatatacatatatatataaaagaaaagaattgagaATACAATAGGTCCTTGTTATATGATGAAGTGGCCTTGTATTTTGTAGCATTAATGAGGCCATATagcaatatttaaattttaaaatgttctttttatatAGATATACGCTAGTATTAAAAGCCTAATTTAAAGATAACATTTGCTTTATGTAATCCATCTACTGCAAGTTGAAagattttttaactttaaataggTGGCAGGTTTTAAGAAGCAAATGGCAGATACTGGAAAACTGAACACACTGTTGCAGAGAGCCCCTCAGTGTCTTGGAAAGTTCATTGAGATTGCTGCCCGTAAGAAGCGAAATTTTATTTTGGATCAGGTATGCTATagctttttaaaactataaatttgcAAGTTGtgattagggttttttttttctgtactagTTTTTTGGAGTTAATAGCTGAGGTTATAAACTTTAATGGCatgcattttaaattaattagatTTTGTAACATTTTCTAGCTCTGTAGTTGAATGTAGCAGCTCAACTTTAAGTCaaactgtttgtttgtttgtttaaagacaAATGTGTCTGCTGCTGCACAGAGGAGGAAAATGTGCCTGTTTGCAGGCTTTCAACGAAAAGCTGTTGTAGTTTGCCCAAAAGATGAAGACTATAAacagagaacacagaagaaggcaGAAGTAGAGGGGAAGGACCTTCCAGAACATGCAGTTCTCAAAATGAAAGGCATGGCATTTGTTACTTTGTTGAATCTTTCTATGATTAATAATATTAGAGCTGTGAACGTAAATTAACATTTCCTGCTAGTAATACATTTGTTTTAGGAACACTtccattaactttttattttttaaatcagttttattgatggATATTTATAAAGCATAGTCTATCTgtgtgtacaatcagtggtatttggtatagtcatagttgtgtattttcattattccagtgaTGGTAACTGTGAAGTTGTGTTTtaacttttgctttatttatttatttatttttttttaaggaaaaaaaagaattaaagctATTCTAGAATTGTAGCTATTGTAGTTATATGATTGTAGATGTGCATAGTGGGTTTTTAAGTAAATGATCTGACTTTATTCCCTGTAGGAAACTTTACGCTGCCAGAGGTGGCTGAGTGCTTTGATGAAATAACCTATGTTGAACTGCAGAAGGAAGAAGCCCAGAAACTTCTGGAGCAATAtaaggaagaaagcaaaaaggctcttcccccagaaaagaaacagaacactGGCTCCAAGAAGAGCAATAAAAATAAGAGTGGCAAGAACCAGTTTAACAGAGGAGGTGGCCATAGAGGACGTGGAGGGTTCAACATGCGTGGTGGAAATTTCAGAGGGGGAGGCaagttaaattttatattctgCTGACTTGGTGTAAGGTCAAAATAAGTATGTAATTGTATGGTGTGGATCTATATGTTAATTATCTAAGTTTAATATAAGGAATTTTGATCCTGATACTGAGCCAATGTTGCCGTAGTAACTACTCGTGATAcgatattgaacttttttttaaaggttccgggaattgaacctggaaccttgtacatgggaagcagatgctcagccactgagctatactcacTCCCTTTGAACAGTTCTTGAGTACTGAGTTTATATCATAGGTTatgtaaaatggctaaaattcaatataaatttttctttaagtgTGTGTTTTTCTTCTGAAATAAACTTGAACCACAAGTCTTTTGTATAAGTAGGTACAACACCCTCTTAAACTAAATATTTCTTGGTTTTAGCTCCTGGGAACCGTGGTGGCTATAATCGGAGGGGCAATATGCCACagagaggtggtggtggtggtggaagtgGTGGAATCGGCTATCCGTACCCTCGTGGCCCTGTTTTCCCCAGCCGAGGTGGCtactcaaatagagggaactacaACAGAGGTGGAATGCCCAACAGAGGGAACTACAACCAGGTAATGCTTTTCAGGTCCTGGGAGGCACTAACAGCTGTCTTTTGGCAAGTTGTTGAGCCACAATAGGAATGCACAGACACATGGTGTAAATGCTGTAACATAAGAGAAGTTAAACTGGAAGTGGatgttaaattttcattttcaggcACACTAACTAGCAGTATGTCTGGTGGATTTCTCataattaaaaagttaaacagtTAAGAAATCAGCACAGGGTCCCCCAGAGTTTCTGCAGTGTTGTAAGATAACTGGCTAGCAACTTCAATATTTCTCTACACCTCCACCCCCAACCCACTGCAAAAGTACAAGTATGCTAACAAACGATTGGGCTCTGCattcttaaagatttttttctctctttatagaATTTCAGAGGACGAGGCAACAATCGTGGCTACAAAAATCAATCTCAGGGCTACAACCAGTGGCAGCAGGGTGTAAGTAATCTCTTATGTGCTTATATACATTAATTGTATTCTGAATTCATAAGAATCAGTCTTGAAAAAGATCTTGTCCAGtgaatcttatttttttaaagacaataggTTGGAGTTTGCTGTaactaaagattttttaaaaataatggtattTAATTAATACATGGTTCTTTTTTTTACTGTTAGCTTTAATTGTGTAAACTAACCAAACCATGATGTGTTTCCTTTTGTAATGTCTTATTGATAATATTTTGGGATATATTACTAACTTAATCTGGTTTGATAGAAATTAGAGGTATGACAGGTATAAATTTGTTTCCAGCAGTTACTCTGATTTAGATTCATTGTCATTTCCTAAAAAGCAGTTTGAGTGGCTTAttgatgttttttttctttaaaaaaaaaattttctcttacAGCAATTCTGGGGTCAGAAGCCATGGAGTCAGCATTATCACCAAGGATATTATTGAATACCCAAATAAAACGAACTGATACATATTTCTCCAAAACCTTCACAAGAAGTCGACTGTTTTCTTTAGTAGGCTAACTTTTTAAACATTCCACAAGAGGAAGTGCCTGCGGGTTCCTTTTTTAGAAGCTTTgtgggttgatttttttttttttcccttttcttttttgtacatttttaattGCAGTTTTAAAGTGAATCGTAAGAGAACCTCAGCATTGTGCACGATAAGAGAATGTGTCAGTATTTCAGGGTTCTacattttatctgtaaaatgtgactttttttttttatcacaacAAAAGTAAAATGTTGCTTTGTACCTGGTGTCTTTTATTAAGAATTTACTCCCCCCATTTCTCACAGAATAACAGTCGGGAGTCATTGTCACAATATATTAGAAATGTTAGCAACCAGATTCATGGAAGGACGAAGCGTCCTCATGAATGGCCTGAGACTCTGTACTGCTCATATTACACTCCATCCTCTCTGTGGTATGATGGGTAGTGGAGGGGTTTTGTCAACTAAGTAGCAGTTTCTGACAATAACTGGGAaggtttttctctttaaataacaGTGGGATTGGCATAATTGGGAATGAAGAGAAAACTTGGAATCAAGAGAGAGAAGATGGAGTGTATGTAGAAGGGCtgttaaaaatgtaatatttggTTGCATTATTTGTGGAGGCTCAAACTTGTGAAGGTTAAtaccataatttttccatttgttctgcATTTTGATTCTGAAAAGAAAGCTGGCTTTGCccatttcttattaaaaaaacttGTTGTAAATCCAGTTGTCTAATGGGATCTATATGAAGTTAGCTATGTCTGTATGCCCTTCTCCCACAAAATACTGTATAACTAGTGTGCTTGTAGTAGTTAACTCCACCATCTTTGTAAAGCTAATGAAATTGTGAGTCACCCAtttatatcttaatttttaatCATGTCAGTTCTTGAATGGGTATCTCCTTAGCCtgctgatttctttttctttctaaagaaaGTGGGTGGAGAAATTAATTTAGACGTTTGTTTGCaataaaatgaattcattttacTCTTGTTTTGGGATTCTCGCCATCAAGGTTCAAAATCCCTAAAACTCCCAAGAGGAGATTCTAAGTGTGTGCTTTCTGGACAGCTTATTCTTTACTCTGTACTTGGAACATTTaggttttaaaaacttaaatgtaTACTGACGACTCATTTTAATTATGAAGTAAAGTtgaattcctcccttcccctccccccctcccccagacaACTTTTATGATATTTGATGAGGGGAAAAGGTACTGGCTGGGAGAAGTAAACACTCAGTTTATCGACATTACAAATACAAAATGCTAATGGCTGTCCTCAActgattattatatatataatacatgaaACTCTGGGAACAGGTGCTTTTAGAAGCCATCATGCAAGCCAGTCATTGATTTCACTACTACACAACACTGCTAACTTAACTGTAGCTATGTGATGACATTAGATCCCCTAATTGTAATTTATTGGGTTTGCACAGAACACTTAAATCTTCTAAAGGACCCTCACTGATGTGAAGTGAGGAATCAGGAGTCAAACTGTAGAACTAAAATTTGACTTCAGTCTAGTTTTTTGTTGGTACTTTTAGGTTGCTTTGGTAAGTTTAGGTTTGCTGTGTTTCTAGTTGCTTAGATTTTGTTTAGCTATTTTAAATCAGATTTTTAACCTGAATTTTCATACTCCTAGGAATCTTGCCTACAAGCTGGAATGAAGGTATTACATGATGGTGTAGGTTCAGTTGAAGATTTTCTGGAACAAAGGCTAATCATAtaccttaaaagaaaatttttttttttaacaaaactcTTGcatataactttaaaatattacaaaggtAGTGTTGCAAAGGTTTTGATTTTTAGCATTTTAACTGTTAGCAACCATTGGCCTAAGCTGTTGTTGCCAGATTGCATTACTCTTACCAGGATTGTGCAGACAACCCTGGGGATAACCTCCAGACTGTACACTGATGTGAATAATACTCCGTTCAAGTatcctaaaatttttatttgcacCTTTAAAAAATCTTCAGTATACTTTATAGTTTAAAATGGCTTATTAAGGAATCATACCTCTAATTGCAACAGGGAGGTAGTTGTCAAATAAGTTATTTAGGTAGATTACCATGCTGGTGCAGCCCAATAAATtttgggaggagagagagagataagtAAGATGCTGTCCAGAAGAGTTCTTGAGTTGTGTCAAGATTAGAATTCTGTTGTCTATATATGTGTGAACAGATATAATCTTAGAAAGTATttagaaaattgagaaaaaaatgtatgaaatagcaagcaaaaggaagaaaaataggtAAGTTAAAGAAATGCCTATCCTGGCAGAATCAAGATCTGTAAATGAAAAACTTGGTTTATTCAACCCTATCTGTGCCTGATCTGTCTTGCCCCACCTCGtggcaagcaaaaacaaaacaccaggcttAGATCTGACCAGATACTCTGGCTATACCCTAAAAAATCTTGTTACATTGCTGTTGGTTTTAGGGATACTTCCAGTCAAGTTCAGCATATAGTTAACCTGTACCATCCTCATGGGGATGATGGTCAGCTGCAGAAGTATGAAGAGGTTATCGAGAAAGAGAAATGCTGAAAGGAATGATAAAAGGGATTTAAATTAGCTATCGTATAAAAGTTTCTTTGTCGCTTGTAGGCTAATGTTCCTCATTGCTAGCCTTTGCTGAGCTTAAAGAGCATTTAGATTGATGAGAGGACTGGTAAAAGGCTCTGGCTTTTGAGCTTTTGGCCCTAATAAccagaaagggaaataaaatcttaaaatgaaGCATGAGTCAAGTGAATTGGAACattgaaatgacaaaatgaagCAATATTAAATCCTCATTTGCCTAGGAAAGAATCTAACTGAAAAGAATGTGCGTGAAACTAGATGTTCAAAATATTAAAGCTTCTTAAAAGCAATTTCCTTAGAAAAAGTACCTAAAAATTATTCCAGGAAAGGCAGCTACAGTATTTCTAATGTGTTCTTCACCCTGTGGGGATTTTACATTCATGGATAGATGTAGTCTGTATTCAAAATTTGCTTTAATTGGTGGGAATTAAATATGTTCTCTAAATCTAAAACCTTGTGCTTGTTAATAAAAATTGGCTTTTTAATCCCGGGACCATTGCTATATAATGGGTTCCATTGCACAAATAAAAAGGATGGGATATTTTAATAACCTTTCCAGGAAGTGGCAGAGATAATAGCTCTTAGACACAAAAgatttgattatatatatatatttaagcaaAACTAGAATAATGTAATTATAATACTAGTATTCTGGAGAGAAGGGCataagtctttttctttcttagaaccCTTGGTTTCTGTTATTAGTTGGATGCGTAAATACGCATCTTAAGAACATTAGTTCCCACAATTCCTTTACTACACATACCTGCAAAATGTCTTTTTTGAAAGCATATTGAACTTGTAGCAGGGAATAATAATCTACTCCCTAACTCCCCAAATATTAGAGATGTTTCCATCAAAAGATGAACACTACTCCATGTAAACCAACTTTTCCTTAAAATTAGTGTTAAGCTGTTTGAATTTAAACTTTGTTCAGATATCTGTGGCCCTGAGATTCAAGGGGTTTTAGTTTATGAAGAACTGAGTTTCCGTTTTAACAATTTAGTAATAGTTAATAAAAGGCAGGAGATACATATGTTTGTCATTAGGGCTTATTTGTCGAGTAAATCctaaatcatttttataaattgctaATTATTTTAAGTATTGAAACTACATTACCCTTCATTAGGATGTGGTGTGCCTTTTCCTTGGATaatttttatctttgaattttttcCCATAGCCATTATTTCTCAGTCTCTAGATGAAAACAAGACGGTGGCAGATAGTTGGTTTAATGCTTGAATTTTTAGTCCCTTAGGCTACTCTCTACTCAGCCCGATTCTAATGTGCAAGTGCTGTAGGCACATACTCCAAAGACAAGCACAAGAGGTGCTTTGTCTGGCTAGTTGAGGTTGGAATAGCTTTTGTTTTACTAGTTCTCATTACCAACCTTGATGTTATTTAAAACAAACCTGTTTCCCTGAATGACTTTGGAAGTAAGTTACAGTGCTGATTAATAACGGTGTGTGTATCCCATGAGTGTGATGGAATAGGAGAAAACAGCCAGGGATCCCTAGGTAGCTTCAGCATTCCAAAATTTAAATTGTACATTCATGAAGTTGAGCAGTTAAAACAATCTGCCTTAATATATATAAGATCTTTAGATAGGTGGAACATAGCTTTAGCTAACCAAGATTATGCACTTAGGTTAAGTAAAAGTAAGCTTTCAAGCCCTAGCCAATTGActaaaaatataggtgatttgAGTAATCTTAGTTACCCCAAGACCTTTACTTTTCAGGCTGTAAGGGTCAGTGAGATGTTTTGTGGAATTGGGAACGAGCTGTCTGCGTGGAAAGCTAAGTCTGCCATagtaatttttttgtgttttgaagATAGTCGCTAATTTCAGGGGAACTAAGGCTGCAGGCAGCTGACCAGCTGGCCAGGATGGCGGTAGTGACTTGGATTAGGAGTTACTAGGACAGAACTTCACATGTTTGTAACTTTTAGTTACCTACTTTTTTTTGTCTGAGGATAATTTAACTTGTTTTCCCTTTTCATGCCAGGATTCAGCCCATACTGCATCTTGACAAGAACagaggttttgtttttaaacagttGGATTTGTGGGTATGGGAAGTTGCATTGTACTTGAAAGTGATGAGGCAGTACAGCCTAGACATATAGTTTATTGTGCTAGCAGTCACTACCATTCCAGTGAGCATGGCTATACTGCCACGGGTTTTGAAGGAATTCCAGCCTGAGCGCTAACAGGGTGCAAAAGACACTGAAATATGTGTATGGAGTGTTCTTTATGGCCATTACCaggaagtaaaaataattttgtcaaaaatactctaggggagcaggtgtagcttagtggttgagcacctgcttcccatgtataaggtcctgggttcagtccttggTACCTCTCCtaaatgtgtttgtgtatgtacaTATTCTATACAATAACAAACCCTGTCGAGAACAGTGAAGGCTAGTAGAGACATCTCACATAACGAATACTTTTTGAGTGATGTAAAGCTTCAAAAGTATGAAAACATAAAGATGAGGTAAAATTAATATTGCAGAAGAGTGCTTATATTTTAGGCAGTTAATAAAAGTGCCCTGTGGGATGGGTGAGTGTCATGGTCAAGTGGAAAAATCGAAGGTTCCAATATactactattttctttttctctttttcttttttaaaaagtaataaagcaAGAAATGTGCTGATTTAAATCTCATCTCCTTTTCCTTAGTCTGGCCATGTGAATGTGCTGTGTGGAAGAGTTAAAGGGCCCAACTAAATGTGTTCCAGTGATTCCAATAGGTATTCTAAATTAATTGCTGCTTGTAcacttaaaattgttttattagaactccctttattttaaaaagataggaaatggagaaattagtTAACCAGAGGAACAAATTCTACAATGGGAAAAATAAGatttccttatttcttccttGTCATACCTGAAGTTTTGAAGTATCTGGTGTTCTGTTAGCAGTTGGCAGTCCTCTTACCTAGGTTTAAGGTAGTAAATGTAAATAGACATTAATCATTTCAAAGTTAGGTCATTTTCTAATGGTtcaaattccttttatttttttgctagacatttgttttaatgttatttttgtcTTCAACTAAAGTAAAGATATCCTTACAGAGGTTCTAATGTAAGAAAATAAGTATGGAATATCttctatatttttcaaaatctttccTGTATACCAAATATATATCAgtacttaatatattttttattagcttatgaaaatttggaaaatagatTAAGGCTTTCTTTTTGGATAAAGGATTCATGTAATActtcaaatttaaaacttttgaaatGTGTTCAGGGAAACTGAAGCCCAAAGGACATCTTTCCAGAGGCAGAACTTGGTTCCTAGCAGTTATGTTCAACAAACTGAGGGAATGGGAAAGCTTGGTATGAGCTTTGTGCCAGTCTACAGCTTATAATTTCCTATTGCCCTGAAATTATTTAGAGGCGATAAAAGAACCTTAggagaaatttaatttttctacttaCATATACCTAGAATATTGTATTTTGGTGAAATGGCAGGACAAGTGTAGCTGTCAGGTTTGCTCAATGAAATATGGCCCCTTACTCTGTCAAACATTCAGCGATACAGTGGTTTCTGAATAGCAGACAACGCTTGAGGTTTTTCAGTATATACTAACCATCATTGAGAAAACCCCATAAAACTATAAATGGAAACATTCTTACTGGAAATAAACTTTGAATTTAGATAGTAAAGCCTAGTTTATTTCACATGACTTGTCCTCAAATGGTATAGGGGAAAATATTTCTATGGAAACTCATTTTTAAGAAACCAGTATATGAAGTGATTGTTTATTTTGACTCCCTTAAGGGCAGAGGCACCTCATAAGTGGCTTGCAACATACAAgattttaagagaaattttattCCTAGAAAAAAGGTGGAAAATATATCTGTTAAACTGAAGAAAAGTTTTAAATGCACAAGAGGCCTCTTTAATAGTATTTGCTTGTTAATTGTAAGTAGTAGTAGCCTTTTCAAGataaaaatacttggaaaaaatGTCATTCTTACTCAAAAAATGGATGAGTAAGGAGAATGAAGTGGTT includes the following:
- the HNRNPU gene encoding heterogeneous nuclear ribonucleoprotein U isoform X1, producing the protein MSSSPVNVKKLKVSELKEELKKRRLSDKGLKAELMERLQAALDDEEAGGRPAGEPGNGSLDLGGDSAGRSGAGLEQEAAAAGDEEEEEEEEEEEGIAALDGDQMELGEENGAAGAADAGPAEEEEAASEDENGDDQGFQEGEDELGDEEEGAGDENGHGEQQPQPPATPQQQPPQQRGAAKEAAGKSSGPTSLFAVTVAPPGARQGPQQAGGKKKAEGGGGGGRPGAPAAGDGKTEQKGGDKKRGVKRPREDHGRGYFEYIEENKYSRAKSPQPPVEEEDEHFDDTVVCLDTYNCDLHFKISRDRLSASSLTMESFAFLWAGGRASYGVSKGKVCFEMKVTEKIPVRHLYTKDIDIHEVRIGWSLTTSGMLLGEEEFSYGYSLKGIKTCNCETEDYGEKFDENDVITCFANFESDEVELSYAKNGQDLGVAFKISKEVLAGRPLFPHVLCHNCAVEFNFGQKEKPYFPIPEDYTFIQNVPLEDRVRGPKGPEEKKDCEVVMMIGLPGAGKTTWVTKHAAENPGKYNILGTNTIMDKMMVAGFKKQMADTGKLNTLLQRAPQCLGKFIEIAARKKRNFILDQTNVSAAAQRRKMCLFAGFQRKAVVVCPKDEDYKQRTQKKAEVEGKDLPEHAVLKMKGNFTLPEVAECFDEITYVELQKEEAQKLLEQYKEESKKALPPEKKQNTGSKKSNKNKSGKNQFNRGGGHRGRGGFNMRGGNFRGGAPGNRGGYNRRGNMPQRGGGGGGSGGIGYPYPRGPVFPSRGGYSNRGNYNRGGMPNRGNYNQNFRGRGNNRGYKNQSQGYNQWQQGQFWGQKPWSQHYHQGYY
- the HNRNPU gene encoding heterogeneous nuclear ribonucleoprotein U isoform X2: MSSSPVNVKKLKVSELKEELKKRRLSDKGLKAELMERLQAALDDEEAGGRPAGEPGNGSLDLGGDSAGRSGAGLEQEAAAAGDEEEEEEEEEEEGIAALDGDQMELGEENGAAGAADAGPAEEEEAASEDENGDDQGFQEGEDELGDEEEGAGDENGHGEQQPQPPATPQQQPPQQRGAAKEAAGKSSGPTSLFAVTVAPPGARQGPQQAGGDGKTEQKGGDKKRGVKRPREDHGRGYFEYIEENKYSRAKSPQPPVEEEDEHFDDTVVCLDTYNCDLHFKISRDRLSASSLTMESFAFLWAGGRASYGVSKGKVCFEMKVTEKIPVRHLYTKDIDIHEVRIGWSLTTSGMLLGEEEFSYGYSLKGIKTCNCETEDYGEKFDENDVITCFANFESDEVELSYAKNGQDLGVAFKISKEVLAGRPLFPHVLCHNCAVEFNFGQKEKPYFPIPEDYTFIQNVPLEDRVRGPKGPEEKKDCEVVMMIGLPGAGKTTWVTKHAAENPGKYNILGTNTIMDKMMVAGFKKQMADTGKLNTLLQRAPQCLGKFIEIAARKKRNFILDQTNVSAAAQRRKMCLFAGFQRKAVVVCPKDEDYKQRTQKKAEVEGKDLPEHAVLKMKGNFTLPEVAECFDEITYVELQKEEAQKLLEQYKEESKKALPPEKKQNTGSKKSNKNKSGKNQFNRGGGHRGRGGFNMRGGNFRGGAPGNRGGYNRRGNMPQRGGGGGGSGGIGYPYPRGPVFPSRGGYSNRGNYNRGGMPNRGNYNQNFRGRGNNRGYKNQSQGYNQWQQGQFWGQKPWSQHYHQGYY